The following proteins come from a genomic window of Bartonella apihabitans:
- a CDS encoding DUF2312 domain-containing protein: MSEEDQNTVVAASQLRSFIERIERLEEEKKTISDDIKEVYAELKGNGFDSKAVREVIRLRKKEDHERQEEEAMVELYKNALGMR, from the coding sequence ATGAGCGAGGAAGATCAAAACACAGTCGTAGCAGCTAGCCAGTTGCGTTCTTTTATCGAGCGTATCGAACGCCTTGAAGAAGAAAAGAAAACAATCTCCGACGACATAAAAGAAGTTTATGCGGAGCTTAAAGGAAATGGTTTCGACAGCAAGGCTGTTCGCGAGGTTATCCGCTTGCGCAAAAAAGAAGACCATGAGCGGCAGGAAGAGGAAGCCATGGTCGAGCTCTACAAAAACGCGCTTGGTATGAGGTGA
- a CDS encoding DNA cytosine methyltransferase produces MIYGSICSGIEAATVAWEPLGWQPAFFSEIEKFPCQLLAHRYGSNTPNEPICANGVPNFGDMNGYEQWPQYAIDLLVGGAPCQDFSIAGIRAGLAGERSSLVITFVKIVRKYRPRWFVWENVPGVLTSGSGQDFADILGLFTGHRVEKPKSGWKNSGYVEGYENAYSVAWRVLDAQFTRARGFPRAVPQRRRRVFLVGHIGTNKYPAAVLFDLESLRGDFAPRREARQSIAASIADGVGTSNTDDKNQQRKQLNNGNHLFVCTLGHSQSNGLGISNANVANTLEATASVNQAVFDRQSSGEYGANDVASTVSARDYKSASDLIACSPLAFDCLSGGKTGNSVGNIPGALHGVGRAAIATKTQVRRLMPIECERIMGFPDNYTKLDEKTADAPRYKALGNSMAVNCMRWVGERIQLVENFLSGILETTS; encoded by the coding sequence ATGATTTATGGCAGCATCTGTTCTGGTATCGAAGCTGCAACAGTGGCGTGGGAGCCTTTAGGATGGCAACCGGCTTTCTTTTCAGAGATTGAAAAATTTCCCTGTCAATTACTTGCACACCGGTACGGCAGCAATACGCCGAACGAACCGATATGCGCGAATGGCGTTCCAAACTTTGGTGATATGAATGGATATGAACAATGGCCTCAATACGCAATTGACCTTCTCGTTGGCGGGGCCCCGTGCCAAGACTTCTCAATCGCAGGTATCCGAGCAGGCTTGGCTGGAGAGCGTAGCAGTCTCGTCATTACCTTTGTTAAAATTGTTCGCAAATACCGCCCCCGCTGGTTTGTTTGGGAAAATGTGCCCGGAGTGCTTACAAGTGGCAGCGGACAAGACTTTGCAGACATTTTGGGACTTTTCACCGGACACCGAGTTGAAAAGCCCAAAAGCGGATGGAAGAATTCGGGATACGTCGAAGGATACGAAAACGCGTACAGCGTCGCTTGGAGAGTGCTCGACGCTCAATTTACCAGAGCACGCGGGTTTCCAAGAGCAGTGCCACAACGAAGGCGTCGTGTGTTCCTTGTCGGACATATTGGAACGAACAAATATCCCGCAGCGGTATTATTTGACCTCGAAAGCCTGCGCGGGGATTTTGCGCCGCGCAGAGAAGCGAGGCAGAGCATTGCCGCAAGCATTGCAGACGGCGTTGGAACAAGTAATACAGACGACAAAAATCAGCAAAGAAAACAATTAAATAACGGCAATCATCTTTTTGTTTGCACACTTGGGCATAGCCAATCCAATGGATTGGGCATTTCAAACGCAAACGTGGCAAATACGCTTGAAGCAACCGCCAGCGTTAATCAAGCCGTTTTCGATCGACAATCAAGCGGCGAATATGGGGCGAATGATGTGGCGTCAACTGTTTCCGCCCGCGATTATAAAAGCGCGAGCGATCTGATCGCGTGTTCGCCGCTTGCGTTTGATTGCTTATCGGGCGGCAAGACCGGTAATTCCGTTGGTAATATCCCAGGGGCGTTGCACGGCGTCGGAAGGGCAGCGATTGCAACGAAAACTCAAGTCCGGCGGTTGATGCCGATCGAGTGTGAAAGGATTATGGGTTTCCCCGATAATTACACAAAGCTTGACGAAAAAACCGCCGACGCACCGCGCTACAAGGCTTTAGGTAACAGCATGGCTGTGAATTGTATGAGGTGGGTAGGTGAAAGAATTCAGCTCGTTGAAAACTTTCTGTCGGGAATTTTGGAGACCACGTCATGA
- a CDS encoding site-specific DNA-methyltransferase: MIERVAERLTTYTGDCLSILPALQAESVDCVVTSPPYWCLRDYGASGQLGLEATPDEHVAKMVKVFNEVKRVLKNTGTCFVNYGDSYATGKKWGKAKDLCLIPQRFAIAMQNAGWFVRSEIIWAKPNPMPESVTDRPAAAHEKIFLFTKAPTYFYDADIVRQKLSGSSIQRLSQDIEHQTGSSRANGGGKKNGNMKAVARKRGQVPGNRVQAGLARLDQMSKAEQCANGRNLRDYEPAPMPVWNIATVPFTGEHFATFPPELAERCILAGCPKNGVVLDPFSGSGTTGLVALRHSRKAILIEINPKFMDMAVRRIKAEWHVPDSQQRPDFGPLFKNIPEAAE; the protein is encoded by the coding sequence ATGATAGAGCGCGTAGCAGAACGGCTTACAACATACACAGGCGATTGCTTGTCTATTTTGCCAGCATTACAGGCTGAAAGTGTCGATTGCGTGGTAACCAGCCCGCCTTATTGGTGCTTGCGCGACTATGGTGCATCCGGTCAATTAGGCCTCGAAGCGACACCAGATGAACACGTCGCGAAAATGGTCAAAGTATTTAACGAGGTGAAGCGCGTCTTAAAAAACACTGGAACATGTTTCGTCAATTATGGCGACAGTTACGCGACCGGCAAAAAGTGGGGAAAGGCAAAGGACCTATGCCTAATCCCGCAGCGCTTCGCAATCGCGATGCAAAACGCAGGCTGGTTTGTGCGTTCAGAAATCATTTGGGCGAAGCCAAATCCAATGCCGGAAAGTGTCACCGACAGACCGGCAGCGGCACATGAGAAAATTTTCCTTTTCACAAAAGCCCCAACTTATTTTTACGATGCCGATATCGTACGGCAAAAGCTCTCGGGCAGCTCCATTCAGAGACTTTCCCAAGATATCGAGCACCAAACAGGTTCTAGCCGTGCCAATGGCGGCGGGAAAAAGAACGGGAATATGAAAGCAGTGGCAAGGAAGCGCGGACAAGTGCCGGGCAATCGGGTGCAAGCTGGGCTGGCTCGATTAGACCAAATGAGTAAGGCGGAGCAGTGTGCCAATGGCCGAAACTTACGCGATTATGAACCCGCACCGATGCCGGTCTGGAACATCGCAACAGTCCCTTTTACCGGCGAACATTTTGCTACATTTCCGCCTGAATTAGCTGAACGTTGTATTCTGGCAGGCTGCCCAAAAAACGGGGTGGTGTTAGATCCTTTTTCCGGTTCGGGAACGACTGGATTGGTTGCGTTACGCCACAGTCGAAAAGCTATTCTTATCGAAATCAACCCAAAATTTATGGATATGGCAGTGCGCCGGATAAAAGCTGAATGGCACGTACCTGACAGTCAGCAACGTCCAGATTTTGGCCCGCTGTTCAAAAATATTCCGGAGGCCGCAGAATGA
- a CDS encoding HNH endonuclease yields the protein MFTCAICGRIEADTSKLVCDHIKPHRGNETLFYDEDNLQCLCKQCHDSIKQREENRQRVL from the coding sequence ATGTTCACGTGCGCTATCTGTGGAAGGATTGAAGCAGACACAAGTAAGCTAGTCTGCGACCATATCAAACCGCACAGAGGCAACGAGACATTGTTTTACGATGAGGACAACCTGCAATGCCTCTGCAAACAATGCCACGACAGCATCAAGCAACGAGAGGAAAATCGGCAACGCGTTCTATGA
- a CDS encoding terminase large subunit has translation MNWDTSLPDWEKRIVAGESIVPVKPIFPARAEEALEIFKSLRIVDLPGQPTFGEVSAQWVFDFVAAIFGAYDEDTGKQLINEFFLLISKKNTKSTIAAGIMMTALLLDPREYDELLLLAPTKKVADNSYKPAAGMIKCDPRLQELLEARDHVKEIRHLKTETVLKVVAAESKTVSGIKASFVLVDELWLFGNKADAKAMLQEATGGLISRPEGFVIYLSTQSDKPPAGEFKEKLDYYRDLRDGIKKDPSRMGVLYEFPKSYIENKEFLNPDNFYITNPNLGRSVQKDYLVSKLNALTDDDSRRTFYAKHLNVEIGQALRNNQWAGAEFWLRQTDETLTYETFLERSEVVVVGIDGGGLDDLFGLTLIGRDKQSKHWLSWSHAWAHTSVLERRKSIATVLHDFEKDGDLTIVDDKLDDISQIIEIIDDVKQRNLLACVAVDPAGLGELVEELAQIGITPENKQVVGVSQGYMLMNAIKTTERKVAGGTFWHSKSEMMDWCVSNLKIEPTATAIRATKQNAGDAKIDPAMAMFDAATVMSRNPAAPGTSIYETRGVLVI, from the coding sequence ATGAATTGGGACACTTCCCTGCCCGATTGGGAAAAGCGCATTGTTGCCGGTGAAAGTATAGTACCAGTAAAACCAATTTTCCCTGCGCGTGCAGAAGAAGCACTAGAGATTTTCAAAAGTTTAAGAATTGTCGACTTGCCAGGGCAACCAACATTCGGAGAAGTATCGGCACAATGGGTTTTTGATTTTGTTGCAGCGATCTTTGGCGCCTATGATGAGGACACAGGAAAACAGCTCATTAACGAATTTTTCCTGCTCATTAGCAAAAAAAACACGAAATCGACAATCGCAGCCGGTATCATGATGACGGCTCTTTTGCTTGACCCGCGAGAATATGACGAATTATTGCTGCTAGCCCCGACAAAAAAGGTTGCTGATAATTCATATAAGCCAGCGGCGGGAATGATAAAATGCGACCCGCGCTTGCAGGAATTGTTAGAAGCAAGAGACCATGTCAAAGAAATCCGGCATTTAAAAACGGAAACCGTTTTAAAAGTCGTGGCGGCCGAAAGCAAAACAGTCTCTGGCATAAAAGCGTCGTTTGTGCTGGTCGACGAATTATGGCTGTTTGGTAATAAGGCAGACGCAAAAGCCATGCTGCAAGAGGCTACCGGTGGTCTCATTTCGCGCCCGGAAGGTTTTGTCATTTACTTGTCGACACAATCAGACAAGCCCCCGGCGGGTGAATTCAAAGAAAAGCTCGATTATTATCGTGATTTGCGTGACGGAATAAAAAAAGACCCGTCAAGAATGGGTGTTCTTTATGAGTTTCCCAAATCGTACATAGAAAACAAAGAATTTCTGAACCCAGACAATTTTTATATTACAAACCCAAATCTGGGGCGTTCAGTGCAAAAGGACTATTTAGTCAGCAAATTGAACGCGCTTACCGATGATGACTCTCGCCGTACGTTTTACGCCAAACATTTGAATGTCGAAATCGGCCAAGCATTGCGAAACAACCAGTGGGCTGGTGCAGAATTCTGGCTCCGACAAACCGACGAGACGCTAACGTATGAAACGTTTTTGGAACGATCAGAAGTGGTCGTTGTCGGCATTGACGGCGGCGGGCTTGATGATCTTTTCGGTCTGACACTGATTGGCCGCGATAAACAGTCAAAGCATTGGCTGTCTTGGTCGCATGCATGGGCACACACAAGCGTTTTAGAACGGCGCAAGTCGATTGCCACTGTTCTACATGACTTTGAAAAAGACGGTGACTTAACCATTGTTGACGATAAACTCGATGATATTTCGCAAATAATCGAAATTATTGACGATGTAAAACAACGAAATCTTCTCGCATGTGTGGCGGTCGACCCCGCTGGTCTTGGTGAACTCGTCGAAGAGCTTGCTCAAATAGGCATCACACCAGAGAACAAACAAGTAGTCGGCGTATCACAAGGTTACATGCTGATGAACGCTATCAAAACCACTGAACGGAAGGTCGCTGGTGGCACGTTCTGGCACTCAAAAAGCGAGATGATGGATTGGTGCGTGTCGAACCTAAAAATTGAACCAACGGCGACCGCTATAAGAGCAACCAAGCAAAATGCCGGCGATGCGAAGATAGATCCAGCGATGGCAATGTTTGATGCGGCAACGGTCATGAGCCGAAATCCGGCTGCCCCTGGCACGTCTATTTACGAAACTCGCGGAGTACTGGTTATTTAG
- a CDS encoding phage portal protein — MKIFDIFRKNKTSANVRPANIADGGFFFGFDDPRFKDWIRGGGTHPVDTSKALENTAVFRSISLISYAIAMLPIHVINAQTKEKAVDDSLYQLLHTRPNDWQTSFNFRQYMQRNALIYGNAYAFVVRSMGRAIRLVPLDPANVTVKQNNDWTVEYHYSPPNGATRVLKPEDVLHIYADSKDGITGTSLVSVAAKSINLASEIEAAQLNFFKNGMLLGGLFKIDKTLSPEAYERLKKSINEQYSGSKNAGKWIVGEEGATAQQFTSSAKDSQQLESRRLQIEEIARAFGVPRPLLGLDDTSWGTGIDVLGQMFVRYALNPWFSVWEQAIKRSCMNDEQRKSLDVKFNAGGLLRGSMKDQSEFFAKALGSGGHQPWMDYDEVRDTMDLPKKYIAPNALTQQKGTDQ; from the coding sequence ATGAAAATTTTTGACATATTCCGCAAAAACAAAACGTCTGCGAACGTTCGACCGGCAAATATTGCCGACGGTGGGTTCTTTTTCGGGTTCGATGACCCACGGTTTAAAGATTGGATCCGTGGTGGTGGCACGCATCCTGTTGACACCTCGAAAGCATTAGAAAATACGGCGGTTTTCCGTAGCATTTCACTTATCTCATACGCTATCGCGATGTTGCCAATCCATGTGATTAACGCACAAACAAAGGAAAAAGCGGTCGACGACAGTTTATACCAGTTGTTACATACGCGGCCGAACGACTGGCAGACTTCGTTTAATTTTCGCCAGTATATGCAGCGAAATGCGCTTATCTATGGAAATGCATATGCATTTGTAGTCCGTTCAATGGGGCGTGCCATTCGGTTAGTTCCCCTTGATCCAGCCAATGTAACCGTGAAACAAAATAATGACTGGACGGTCGAATATCATTACTCCCCGCCGAATGGTGCGACACGGGTTTTAAAACCAGAAGACGTTTTGCATATTTATGCGGATAGCAAGGACGGCATCACCGGGACGTCATTGGTAAGTGTAGCTGCTAAATCAATCAATCTGGCTAGCGAAATTGAAGCCGCACAATTAAATTTTTTCAAAAACGGAATGTTGCTTGGCGGATTGTTCAAAATTGATAAGACTTTGTCGCCAGAAGCCTATGAGCGGCTCAAAAAGTCGATTAACGAGCAGTATAGCGGCTCAAAAAATGCGGGAAAATGGATTGTTGGAGAGGAAGGCGCGACTGCACAACAATTCACTAGCTCGGCAAAAGACAGCCAACAACTCGAAAGCCGCCGTTTGCAAATCGAAGAGATCGCACGCGCATTTGGTGTGCCTCGCCCGCTTTTGGGGCTTGATGATACGTCATGGGGCACCGGAATTGACGTATTAGGCCAGATGTTTGTCCGTTATGCTCTGAACCCGTGGTTCTCTGTCTGGGAACAAGCAATCAAAAGGTCCTGCATGAATGATGAACAACGCAAATCGTTGGATGTGAAATTCAACGCTGGTGGTTTATTGCGCGGTTCAATGAAAGATCAATCGGAATTCTTTGCTAAAGCACTTGGTTCGGGCGGGCATCAACCTTGGATGGATTATGACGAAGTCCGAGACACAATGGATTTACCGAAGAAATACATTGCTCCTAACGCACTTACCCAGCAGAAAGGCACAGATCAGTGA
- a CDS encoding head maturation protease, ClpP-related — MSLKQLPRIEAIAPAKICAFEQDVRTLDRWNANVIITNDASDNTISVLDVIGADYISGEGVTAKRIAAALRSIGNKDVIVNINSPGGDFFEGVAIYNLLREHPAKVTVQVLGLAASAASIIAMAGDEILIAKSAFLMIHNVLVVAMGNRLDLADAIATMEPFDDALAGVYADRSGKSKAEIVKLMDAETWFNGEDAIKTGLADGILPSSKVKEDKTKASANNAINATRRVDTLLAQNGLSRSERRSLIASMKHGTHDATVNGTHDAAAETEITAGLIRLLETIQS, encoded by the coding sequence GTGAGCTTGAAACAACTACCTCGCATTGAAGCCATTGCGCCTGCCAAAATATGCGCATTCGAGCAAGACGTGCGCACACTCGACCGTTGGAACGCCAACGTAATAATAACGAATGACGCCAGCGATAATACGATCAGTGTGCTTGACGTTATTGGAGCCGACTACATTAGCGGCGAAGGCGTCACAGCGAAGCGCATAGCTGCTGCACTAAGGTCGATCGGCAATAAGGATGTTATCGTAAACATTAACTCGCCCGGCGGTGATTTTTTTGAAGGTGTTGCGATCTATAATTTGCTGCGGGAACACCCCGCCAAAGTAACAGTGCAGGTGTTAGGTCTTGCTGCAAGTGCGGCTTCAATTATCGCAATGGCCGGAGACGAAATTTTAATCGCAAAATCCGCATTTCTCATGATCCATAACGTGCTTGTTGTCGCAATGGGGAACCGGTTGGATTTGGCCGATGCTATAGCCACGATGGAACCGTTTGATGACGCGTTGGCTGGTGTTTATGCTGACCGTTCGGGAAAAAGCAAAGCAGAAATCGTTAAATTGATGGACGCGGAGACGTGGTTCAACGGAGAAGATGCCATCAAAACCGGCTTGGCCGACGGAATTCTTCCTTCTTCAAAAGTCAAAGAAGACAAAACGAAGGCAAGCGCGAATAATGCGATTAACGCGACACGACGAGTTGACACGCTTCTTGCACAAAATGGACTATCTCGCAGTGAACGCCGTTCACTTATAGCGAGCATGAAACACGGTACGCACGACGCTACCGTAAACGGCACGCACGACGCTGCTGCTGAAACTGAAATAACCGCCGGTTTGATCCGGCTACTCGAAACAATCCAATCTTAA
- a CDS encoding phage major capsid protein has product MNKHVQPCVARGILSVRAETTTTAPAQAEDKPTNINDAIEQINKAFAEFKAENDKKIADLQKGKGDIVQDEKLERINAQLSTLCAAIDELNTKQALAAISKGGSTPDTPEMAEFKASFENWFRTGSDEEKIKAAYRTGGVMAAMSTGSDTDGGFTAPVEWDRTITDKLKIVTPMRRYASVQNVKGSGFKRLFNLHGATSGWVGETDPRPETSTHTYAQREYKFGEIYANPAISQSLLEDSELDIASHLAAEVEQEFSEKEGLAFLSGNGILKPKGVLMYDKATEDALPENERHPFGPVGEVITGSASDITADGLIDLTNDIPSARVTEKSALFMNRKTHAKIRKMKDGQGNYLWQPPFQAQQPPAILGYPTHEMVGMPDVAANTIPIIFGDMAMGYRIFDRRGISVLRDPYTQKPFVLFYTTKRVGGGLWNSEYLRYHRVSA; this is encoded by the coding sequence ATGAACAAACATGTACAACCGTGCGTTGCGCGCGGGATCCTATCCGTGCGCGCTGAAACAACTACAACTGCACCAGCTCAAGCGGAAGACAAACCGACAAATATCAACGACGCTATCGAGCAAATCAATAAAGCTTTTGCCGAGTTCAAAGCAGAAAACGACAAAAAAATCGCGGACTTGCAAAAAGGCAAAGGCGACATCGTCCAGGATGAAAAACTGGAGCGAATTAACGCGCAACTGTCGACCTTATGCGCGGCGATTGACGAACTAAACACCAAACAGGCACTCGCGGCGATTTCAAAGGGCGGTAGCACACCTGACACCCCGGAAATGGCCGAATTCAAGGCCAGTTTTGAAAATTGGTTCCGCACGGGTTCGGATGAGGAAAAGATCAAAGCGGCCTATCGTACGGGCGGTGTTATGGCCGCGATGAGTACTGGTTCCGATACCGACGGCGGATTTACAGCACCTGTTGAATGGGACCGAACTATTACGGACAAACTCAAAATAGTAACGCCAATGCGTCGTTATGCATCCGTTCAAAATGTGAAGGGGAGTGGTTTCAAACGCTTGTTCAATCTCCACGGGGCTACATCCGGCTGGGTTGGCGAAACTGACCCGCGCCCGGAAACCAGCACCCATACCTACGCTCAACGCGAATATAAATTCGGCGAAATTTACGCGAACCCCGCGATCTCACAGTCGTTACTTGAAGACAGTGAACTCGATATTGCCAGCCATTTGGCGGCCGAAGTGGAACAAGAATTCTCAGAAAAAGAAGGCCTTGCTTTCCTTTCAGGAAACGGCATCCTTAAGCCAAAGGGCGTTTTGATGTATGATAAAGCCACAGAAGATGCCTTGCCAGAAAACGAGCGGCATCCATTCGGACCAGTTGGCGAAGTTATCACAGGTTCTGCTTCGGACATCACCGCTGATGGGCTGATCGATCTCACCAACGACATACCATCTGCACGGGTAACCGAAAAATCTGCACTTTTTATGAACCGAAAAACTCACGCCAAAATCCGCAAAATGAAAGACGGGCAAGGAAATTATCTCTGGCAACCGCCGTTCCAAGCACAGCAACCTCCGGCAATTTTAGGTTACCCAACACATGAAATGGTAGGCATGCCTGACGTCGCGGCTAACACAATCCCGATCATTTTCGGTGACATGGCTATGGGCTATCGTATCTTCGACAGGCGCGGAATTTCCGTGTTGAGGGATCCTTACACACAGAAGCCGTTCGTATTGTTCTACACGACGAAAAGAGTCGGCGGCGGTCTGTGGAACAGCGAATATCTCCGCTATCACCGCGTTTCAGCCTAG